From one Leishmania major strain Friedlin complete genome, chromosome 33 genomic stretch:
- a CDS encoding putative ubiquitin-conjugating enzyme, giving the protein MPLTAAGMRTLMRQMQEVQEHPVDGVQVRPSDSMNEYHFDVDGPEGTPFAAGRFHVVLIFDEQYPEVPPKGFFRTKIFHPNISERGDICVNTLKRDWSPMLGLRHILVVIRCLLIEPNPESALNEEAGRLILEEYAAYERKAAMYTAINAARPNGVPRFTLPEVKAEKASGSVTACASAGAAADSGASATAAAAAASASSMANGGAPSTATRGLTLSEANCHPGSATAAEKAEKSKKKALRRI; this is encoded by the coding sequence ATGCCTCTGACAGCGGCTGGCATGCGGACGCTGATGCGTCAGATGCAGGAGGTGCAAGAGCACCCCGTCGACGGTGTTCAGGTGCGTCCTTCGGACTCGATGAACGAGTACCACTTCGACGTTGACGGTCCGGAGGGGACGCCGTTCGCGGCTGGCCGCTTTCATGTTGTTCTCATTTTTGACGAGCAGTATCCAGAAGTGCCGCCAAAGGGCTTCTTCCGCACCAAGATCTTCCATCCCAACATCTCCGAGCGTGGTGACATCTGCGTGAACACGCTGAAGCGTGACTGGTCCCCGATGCTTGGGCTGCGTCACATCCTTGTCGTCATCCGCTGCCTTCTGATCGAGCCGAACCCGGAGAGCGCGTTGAATGAGGAGGCTGGACGGCTGATCTTGGAGGAGTACGCGGCATACGAGCGCAAGGCTGCCATGTACACCGCCATAAACGCCGCGCGTCCGAACGGGGTGCCGCGGTTCACACTTCCCGAGGtcaaggcggagaaggcgtcCGGCTCGGTCACGGCGTGTGCCTcggctggtgccgctgcggacagcggcgccagcgccacagctgctgctgctgctgcttcagcatCGTCCATGGCAAACGGCGGCGCACCATCGACTGCCACGCGCGGGCTGACCCTGTCGGAGGCGAACTGCCACCCAGGTTCAGCCACAGCGGCCGAGAAGGCCGAGAAGTCGAAAAAGaaagcgctgcgccgcatctgA